In Corynebacterium matruchotii, a single genomic region encodes these proteins:
- a CDS encoding BspA family leucine-rich repeat surface protein — MSKRTRASHRWAACLSTAVLTGCTLFATAAPAAAQIELGVEVSPVAVVPVVIAPGVPVPIVGPSIPLNNEPAPAAPQVPAPAVPQIPNNSGSGQAATPNGDSHQQNPPQYPEATVPRGAQHPTSETPHSSTEPSTSSSATSSTSTSSTSTSSNGSESATAATAAESAKEKSLRENFISSNPDAFVFTVDTRLTGDSSKSFSMSAPGVGDAEPHFKVTCDIANPSNSFKVDKPNDSAACNYDNPGEYTIGIQGAIPRLQLGFSGGRPQTTDALLRVDSWGTNQWRSMEGMFQRATNVQFTPYAGAPDLNKVRSTAYMFDGATRFDSDIAAWNTNSVTSMAGMFNKAQAFNGDISGWDTSNVTEMHSMFAHAKTFSADISSWDTSKVQDMTAMFDGATDFDINLRTWNVGSLTKANNIFDHSGLSPINYSSTLDGWVRSEKAPRNLTIGAEGVYWCPHPSFDEAKTLMNERGWVRNDAGAASEYQGPVISVVNKQDLDSEKKGPVTIVITTDEPLRGISSEWKEVAGKKNTYSRVFDKDETTTVKAWDNFGNPSLAMITVSGFDIAPTSLADDNTAESRSLRYATISAFSLLVLLLGVFAAYVVHDRRRTRKDAAYRRLKELQSSATNNTP; from the coding sequence TTGAGCAAGCGCACCCGCGCATCGCATCGTTGGGCAGCGTGCCTCAGCACCGCTGTGCTAACTGGTTGCACCTTGTTTGCCACAGCCGCTCCCGCCGCAGCCCAAATCGAACTTGGGGTGGAGGTGTCTCCCGTAGCCGTGGTACCCGTGGTGATAGCCCCAGGAGTGCCGGTCCCTATCGTGGGCCCCAGCATTCCGCTGAATAATGAACCGGCCCCCGCCGCACCCCAGGTGCCGGCGCCAGCCGTGCCACAGATCCCAAATAATTCGGGCAGTGGTCAGGCCGCAACACCTAACGGTGATTCGCATCAACAAAACCCACCACAGTACCCGGAGGCCACCGTGCCCCGGGGGGCGCAGCATCCCACTTCCGAAACTCCACACTCGTCGACGGAACCATCAACGTCTTCTTCGGCCACGAGTTCCACATCGACGTCATCAACAAGCACCTCATCAAACGGTAGTGAATCCGCCACCGCTGCGACGGCTGCAGAGTCGGCAAAAGAAAAATCCCTGCGAGAGAATTTCATTAGCAGCAATCCTGATGCATTTGTGTTTACGGTTGACACTCGCCTGACTGGGGACTCGTCGAAAAGCTTTTCGATGTCGGCGCCAGGGGTAGGGGATGCCGAACCGCATTTCAAAGTCACGTGTGACATCGCTAACCCGAGCAATTCCTTCAAGGTAGATAAGCCAAACGATAGTGCAGCGTGTAATTACGACAATCCCGGCGAATACACCATAGGCATCCAGGGCGCAATCCCCCGGCTGCAGCTGGGGTTTTCTGGGGGTCGGCCGCAAACCACCGATGCGTTATTGCGGGTGGATTCCTGGGGCACGAATCAGTGGCGCAGCATGGAGGGTATGTTCCAACGGGCAACCAATGTGCAGTTCACGCCATACGCAGGCGCTCCGGACCTCAATAAGGTGCGTTCAACCGCTTACATGTTCGATGGGGCAACCCGCTTTGATAGCGATATTGCGGCATGGAATACCAATAGTGTGACCTCCATGGCGGGGATGTTCAATAAAGCCCAGGCATTTAATGGTGATATCTCCGGCTGGGATACCTCCAATGTGACTGAGATGCATTCCATGTTTGCGCACGCGAAAACGTTCAGCGCCGACATTAGCAGTTGGGACACCTCCAAGGTGCAGGACATGACAGCCATGTTCGATGGGGCCACGGATTTCGACATCAACTTGCGTACTTGGAATGTAGGGTCGTTGACTAAGGCCAATAACATTTTTGACCATTCCGGCCTATCCCCCATTAATTATTCCTCCACGCTCGACGGTTGGGTACGGAGCGAAAAGGCGCCTAGAAACCTCACCATCGGCGCGGAAGGCGTGTATTGGTGCCCGCATCCCAGTTTCGATGAGGCGAAAACGCTCATGAACGAGCGTGGTTGGGTGCGTAATGATGCCGGTGCCGCCTCGGAATACCAGGGGCCGGTTATTTCGGTGGTGAATAAGCAGGATCTTGATTCGGAGAAGAAGGGTCCGGTCACCATTGTCATCACCACGGACGAGCCGCTGCGTGGTATTTCTTCCGAATGGAAGGAAGTGGCGGGCAAGAAGAACACCTACTCCCGGGTATTCGACAAGGATGAAACGACCACGGTCAAGGCTTGGGATAATTTCGGTAACCCCTCGCTTGCCATGATTACGGTGTCGGGTTTCGACATTGCCCCAACATCATTGGCCGACGATAATACCGCAGAATCCCGTTCCCTGCGCTACGCCACGATTTCCGCGTTCTCGCTGCTGGTGCTGCTGCTTGGGGTGTTCGCAGCCTACGTGGTGCACGATCGGCGCCGCACCCGTAAAGACGCCGCTTATCGACGCCTGAAAGAGCTGCAATCCTCAGCCACCAACAACACCCCTTAG
- a CDS encoding DUF349 domain-containing protein, which produces MTTPHPPKPGPRPGVVAGGVSRPTAPTPTAQPAARPAVTIPAASDPAEWGRVDESGNAYVKTTDGERLIGSWQAGTPAEGLAHYGARFDDLVVEVINLETRLQSHPTESAHLRGKAEQLRDSLDEAAVIGDVESLRSRLTKFMDEAIVAGERAKEEKQARRQAAIARKEELAAEAEDIAENSTEWKQAGDRIRAILDEWRTIRGVDRKTDDALWKRYSRARDSFNRRRGAHFAELDRGRASAQRVKEGLVAQAEAIKDSTDWNETARAFRELMDRWRQAGRAPRDMDDKLWNAFKAAQDHFFDARNAEHEKRDQEFAANAAAKEALLAEYGPAIESASSADVARAKLRELQEKWEEIGFVPRGRVREFEDKIFKLESLVSRAVEDQWRRTDPEAQARAAQFTAKVKEFTAAAEAAEAKGKTKDAQKFREQAAQWQEWADAAIHAVESR; this is translated from the coding sequence ATGACTACTCCCCACCCCCCTAAGCCAGGCCCTCGTCCCGGTGTTGTTGCCGGCGGAGTTTCGCGTCCCACGGCCCCCACTCCTACGGCGCAGCCTGCGGCCCGCCCAGCTGTTACCATTCCGGCGGCGTCTGATCCGGCAGAGTGGGGTCGGGTTGACGAGTCGGGGAATGCGTATGTGAAGACGACCGATGGGGAGCGTCTGATTGGTTCCTGGCAGGCGGGTACGCCGGCGGAGGGGTTGGCACATTATGGGGCCCGGTTTGATGATCTGGTGGTTGAGGTTATCAATTTGGAGACCCGGTTGCAGAGTCATCCCACGGAGTCGGCGCATTTGCGAGGCAAGGCCGAGCAGTTGCGGGATTCGTTGGATGAGGCCGCGGTGATTGGGGATGTGGAGTCACTGCGGTCACGGCTGACGAAGTTCATGGATGAGGCGATTGTTGCCGGTGAGCGGGCCAAGGAGGAGAAGCAGGCTCGTCGGCAAGCGGCGATTGCCCGCAAGGAGGAGTTGGCCGCGGAGGCCGAGGATATTGCGGAGAATTCCACGGAGTGGAAGCAGGCCGGCGACCGGATTCGGGCCATTTTGGATGAGTGGCGGACGATTCGGGGGGTGGATCGGAAAACCGATGATGCGCTGTGGAAGCGGTATTCGCGGGCGCGGGATTCGTTTAATCGGCGTCGGGGGGCGCATTTTGCGGAGTTGGATCGGGGTCGGGCTTCGGCGCAGCGCGTCAAGGAGGGGTTGGTGGCGCAGGCTGAGGCTATCAAGGATTCCACCGATTGGAATGAGACCGCCCGGGCGTTTCGTGAGTTGATGGATCGGTGGCGTCAGGCTGGCCGGGCGCCGCGGGACATGGATGATAAGTTGTGGAATGCGTTCAAGGCGGCCCAGGACCATTTCTTTGATGCACGCAATGCGGAGCATGAGAAGCGGGATCAGGAGTTTGCCGCGAATGCGGCGGCAAAGGAGGCGTTGCTGGCCGAGTATGGTCCGGCGATTGAGTCGGCAAGCTCGGCTGATGTGGCACGGGCAAAGCTGCGCGAGCTGCAGGAGAAGTGGGAAGAGATCGGGTTTGTGCCGCGGGGCCGGGTGCGGGAGTTTGAAGACAAGATCTTCAAGCTGGAGTCGTTGGTGAGCCGAGCGGTGGAGGACCAGTGGCGGCGTACGGATCCAGAGGCGCAGGCCCGGGCGGCACAGTTTACGGCGAAGGTGAAAGAGTTCACGGCCGCGGCGGAGGCTGCAGAGGCGAAGGGTAAGACGAAGGATGCCCAGAAGTTCCGGGAGCAGGCCGCCCAGTGGCAGGAGTGGGCGGATGCTGCTATTCATGCGGTAGAGTCGCGGTAG
- a CDS encoding IclR family transcriptional regulator, producing MSKVPAATHTLAILRLLMTTDAPISAARIATQLRLPRSTTYQLLKVMVDAGFVMHLKSHRTYGLGAAAYSLAQAYSTQQPLVRASTRHAQALAKLAGGSAHVSRLSSGMEVLYVLEERSTAAVSLITDVGVRLAAERTASGRAMLAALPDAELKARVDAAGLGRQWQKIHTMVQQVRLRGWAEETEEVSVGQSSIAAAVLDHTGRPAAALAVTFTPGVGVDKHAELVAETCRRAQQVHTTLFGAA from the coding sequence ATGTCCAAGGTGCCCGCAGCCACCCACACGCTTGCCATACTGCGTCTGCTCATGACCACCGATGCGCCGATTTCGGCGGCCCGGATCGCCACCCAACTACGGCTACCCCGATCCACCACCTACCAGTTGTTGAAAGTCATGGTTGATGCGGGGTTTGTCATGCACCTGAAATCTCACCGCACCTATGGTTTGGGGGCGGCCGCATACTCCCTGGCCCAAGCGTATTCCACCCAACAACCACTGGTGCGGGCCAGCACGCGGCACGCCCAGGCGCTGGCGAAACTGGCGGGCGGCAGCGCCCACGTGTCCCGGCTCTCCTCCGGGATGGAGGTGCTGTATGTGCTGGAGGAACGCTCCACGGCGGCGGTATCCCTCATCACGGATGTGGGGGTGCGGTTAGCGGCGGAACGCACCGCGTCGGGGCGGGCGATGCTGGCGGCTCTGCCCGACGCGGAGCTGAAGGCCCGGGTCGATGCCGCCGGTTTGGGCCGGCAGTGGCAAAAAATTCACACCATGGTGCAGCAGGTGCGGTTGCGGGGGTGGGCCGAAGAAACCGAGGAAGTGTCGGTGGGGCAGAGCTCCATTGCCGCGGCGGTGCTGGACCACACCGGGCGGCCGGCCGCGGCCCTGGCCGTGACGTTTACCCCAGGGGTGGGCGTCGATAAGCATGCCGAGTTGGTGGCGGAAACTTGTCGACGGGCGCAGCAAGTGCACACCACATTGTTTGGTGCCGCCTAG
- the dapF gene encoding diaminopimelate epimerase, which translates to MTAPHTLNSHPTTIAFTKGHGTQNDFIILPDPEAQLSLTPQLIATLCDRQRGIGADGILRVATTGALRRAGLLTNNPTSLEAISDDDWFMDYYNADGSVAEMCGNGTRVFAHYVRSRGLVTTDQFTIGTRAGAKPVTVHSFDDDNAVVSVAMGPATSLGESTCSMGGRMYAGMGVDMGNPHLACVVPGLTAEALADLTLDRPEFDAEFFPEGVNVEVLTELAHSPEGYRTHMRVYERGVGETRSCGTGTVAAARAALAYAGFVNGTVMVQIPGGQVEVTIDGDTSTLRGPSALVATGELHCAALN; encoded by the coding sequence ATGACCGCACCGCACACACTCAACTCCCACCCAACCACCATCGCCTTCACGAAAGGCCACGGCACCCAAAACGACTTCATCATCCTGCCCGATCCCGAAGCCCAACTCTCCCTCACCCCACAACTCATTGCCACCCTGTGCGATAGGCAACGCGGCATCGGCGCCGACGGAATCCTTCGGGTCGCCACCACCGGCGCCCTCCGCCGCGCCGGGCTCCTGACCAATAACCCCACCAGCCTCGAAGCCATCAGTGATGATGACTGGTTTATGGACTACTACAATGCCGACGGTAGCGTCGCGGAAATGTGCGGCAATGGCACCCGCGTCTTCGCCCACTATGTTCGATCCCGGGGGCTGGTCACCACTGACCAATTCACCATCGGTACCCGCGCCGGGGCGAAACCGGTCACCGTACATTCATTCGATGACGATAACGCCGTGGTGTCTGTTGCCATGGGGCCGGCCACATCATTAGGGGAGTCCACTTGCTCCATGGGCGGCCGCATGTATGCCGGTATGGGAGTGGACATGGGTAATCCGCATTTAGCCTGTGTGGTTCCAGGGCTTACCGCGGAAGCCCTGGCCGACCTCACCCTGGATCGGCCCGAGTTTGATGCCGAATTCTTCCCCGAGGGGGTCAATGTGGAGGTACTGACCGAACTTGCGCACAGCCCAGAGGGTTATCGCACACACATGCGGGTTTATGAGCGTGGGGTAGGGGAGACCCGTTCCTGCGGCACCGGCACCGTGGCCGCGGCCCGGGCGGCCCTAGCCTATGCGGGCTTCGTCAATGGCACCGTCATGGTGCAGATTCCCGGCGGGCAGGTGGAAGTCACCATTGATGGCGATACCTCTACCCTGCGTGGCCCGTCCGCTCTGGTGGCCACCGGGGAGCTGCATTGTGCGGCGCTGAACTAA
- the hflX gene encoding GTPase HflX → MSADTAATGVLTASMPMVGVPTTGELDLEERSSFRRISGSSDIYATDQDDGYDVEYRKLRLERVILVGVWTEGTTAEIEATMRELAALAQTAGSEVVDMLYQKRDRPDPGTYIGSGKVQELKDIVQATNIDTVICDGELSPGQMIALEKALDVKVIDRTMLILDIFAQHAKSKEGKAQVSLAQMEYLITRVRGWGGALSRQAGGRAGGSNGGVGLRGPGETKIEADRRRLRSDMAKLRKEIAGMQTAREIKRSRRRASTIPQIAIAGYTNAGKSSLINAITGAGVLVEDALFATLDPTTRRAELADGRTVVFTDTVGFVRHLPTQLVEAFRSTLEEVVGADLVLHVVDGSDPFPLKQIAAVNKVIGEIVQEYGETAPPEIIVVNKIDAADPLVLVELRHAVDDVVFVSAHTGEGISELEARIELFLNSLDSHVELLVPFTRGDVVSRVHQYGTVLREEYTEAGTRIDVRLAAELAAELAEFQVSTDTAS, encoded by the coding sequence ATGTCTGCTGATACAGCCGCAACTGGCGTGCTTACAGCAAGCATGCCCATGGTCGGCGTGCCCACGACCGGTGAGCTTGACCTCGAAGAACGGTCTTCTTTCCGCCGCATCTCCGGCAGCTCCGACATCTACGCCACCGACCAAGACGACGGATACGACGTCGAATACCGAAAACTCCGCCTCGAACGGGTCATTTTGGTGGGCGTGTGGACCGAAGGCACCACCGCCGAAATTGAAGCCACCATGCGTGAACTTGCGGCCCTCGCCCAAACCGCCGGATCCGAAGTCGTTGATATGCTCTACCAAAAACGCGACCGGCCCGACCCCGGCACCTACATTGGGTCCGGTAAAGTCCAAGAACTCAAAGACATCGTTCAGGCCACCAATATTGATACCGTGATCTGCGATGGTGAGCTTTCCCCCGGCCAAATGATTGCCCTGGAAAAGGCCCTTGACGTCAAGGTCATTGACCGCACCATGCTCATCCTCGACATTTTTGCCCAACACGCCAAAAGCAAGGAAGGCAAAGCCCAGGTATCGCTTGCCCAAATGGAATACCTGATTACCCGGGTTCGCGGCTGGGGTGGTGCGCTATCCCGCCAGGCTGGTGGCCGCGCCGGGGGTTCGAACGGCGGCGTGGGGTTGCGGGGCCCCGGCGAAACCAAAATTGAGGCGGATCGGCGCCGGCTGCGCTCCGACATGGCTAAGCTGCGGAAAGAGATTGCCGGCATGCAGACCGCGCGGGAGATCAAGCGTTCCCGCCGGCGGGCGTCGACCATTCCGCAGATTGCCATTGCCGGCTACACGAATGCCGGAAAATCCTCCCTCATTAACGCCATCACCGGTGCCGGCGTGCTGGTAGAAGACGCCTTATTCGCCACCCTGGACCCCACCACCCGGCGCGCCGAATTGGCGGATGGCCGAACGGTGGTGTTTACCGACACGGTGGGGTTTGTGCGTCACCTGCCAACCCAGTTGGTGGAGGCGTTTCGGTCCACGCTGGAGGAGGTGGTTGGTGCGGACCTGGTGTTGCACGTGGTGGATGGTTCCGACCCGTTCCCTCTGAAGCAGATTGCCGCGGTGAATAAGGTCATTGGTGAGATCGTGCAGGAATACGGGGAGACTGCGCCCCCGGAGATCATTGTGGTGAATAAGATTGATGCGGCCGACCCACTGGTATTAGTGGAGCTGCGGCATGCTGTGGATGATGTGGTGTTTGTGTCGGCGCATACTGGTGAGGGGATTAGCGAGTTAGAGGCGCGGATTGAGTTGTTTTTAAACAGCTTGGATTCGCATGTTGAGCTGCTGGTTCCCTTTACCCGGGGGGATGTGGTGTCGCGGGTGCATCAGTATGGGACGGTGTTGCGTGAGGAGTACACGGAGGCCGGCACCCGGATTGATGTGCGCCTGGCCGCGGAGCTGGCGGCGGAGCTTGCCGAGTTTCAGGTGTCGACAGATACCGCCAGCTAA
- a CDS encoding uracil-xanthine permease family protein: MSTSSFGLFRWSIHGDGKTIQPGAVVAPDERLSWGRTIGIGMQHVIAMFGATLLVPTLTGFPVNTTLLFSGVGTMVFLVITRNQLPSYLGSSFAFIAPLLASKSLGFGAQLGGVVAAGLALMAVGLVVKRLGKGIIDTVMPPAVTGAIVALIGFNLSASATKNFATQPMVATVTLGAIMVFTVAGRGMVARLGILLGVITGWVFAAVTGNLSEGASAAIAAAPWVGLPQFHTPEFHLSAVMVSLPVVIVLIAENVGHVKAVSEMTGRNLDAQAGNALIADGLGTVLAGGFGGSGTTTYAENIGVMAATRVYSTAAYWVAALTAVGLAFVPKFGALIFTIPAGVLGGAALVLYGLIGMLGVRIWQDNKVNFNNPVNLIAAAVALVAGIGNLTLVVFGIHLEGIAWGSVGIIAGYPLLRWLYTTMGEGKTARF; the protein is encoded by the coding sequence GTGAGCACATCTTCTTTTGGTTTGTTTCGGTGGTCGATCCATGGTGATGGCAAGACCATTCAACCTGGTGCGGTGGTGGCCCCGGATGAGCGGCTGTCGTGGGGTCGCACTATTGGCATTGGTATGCAGCATGTGATTGCCATGTTTGGGGCGACGCTGCTGGTTCCCACCTTGACGGGGTTCCCGGTGAATACGACATTATTATTCTCCGGGGTGGGGACGATGGTGTTTTTGGTGATAACCCGGAACCAGCTGCCGTCGTATTTGGGGTCGTCGTTTGCGTTTATTGCCCCGTTGTTGGCGTCGAAAAGCCTAGGGTTTGGGGCGCAGCTGGGTGGGGTGGTGGCTGCGGGCCTGGCGCTCATGGCGGTGGGGTTGGTGGTGAAACGCCTGGGGAAGGGGATTATTGATACGGTGATGCCGCCCGCGGTAACGGGGGCGATTGTGGCGCTGATTGGGTTTAATTTGTCGGCGTCGGCAACGAAGAACTTTGCGACGCAACCCATGGTGGCAACCGTGACGTTAGGGGCGATCATGGTGTTCACCGTGGCTGGCCGGGGCATGGTGGCCCGGTTGGGGATTTTGTTGGGGGTCATCACCGGATGGGTGTTTGCCGCGGTCACCGGGAATCTTTCGGAGGGGGCGTCGGCGGCAATCGCGGCTGCCCCCTGGGTGGGGTTGCCGCAGTTTCACACGCCGGAGTTTCATTTGTCGGCGGTGATGGTGTCGCTGCCGGTGGTGATTGTTTTGATTGCGGAAAATGTGGGGCATGTGAAGGCGGTGTCGGAGATGACGGGCCGGAATTTGGATGCCCAGGCTGGAAATGCGCTCATCGCCGATGGTTTAGGGACCGTGCTGGCTGGTGGTTTCGGGGGTTCGGGGACGACAACCTATGCGGAGAACATTGGGGTGATGGCGGCAACCCGGGTGTATTCCACCGCGGCCTATTGGGTGGCGGCGCTCACGGCGGTGGGGTTGGCGTTTGTGCCGAAGTTTGGGGCGCTGATTTTCACGATTCCGGCCGGGGTGTTAGGCGGTGCGGCCCTGGTGCTTTATGGTTTGATTGGCATGCTGGGGGTGCGAATCTGGCAGGACAATAAGGTGAACTTTAACAATCCGGTGAATTTGATAGCTGCTGCTGTGGCGTTGGTGGCGGGTATCGGCAACCTGACACTTGTGGTGTTTGGCATTCACCTGGAGGGTATTGCCTGGGGGTCGGTGGGGATTATCGCTGGTTATCCCCTGTTACGGTGGCTTTATACCACCATGGGTGAGGGGAAAACCGCACGATTCTAG
- the hutG gene encoding formimidoylglutamase: MTEYFHWHGRDDRPGDEHARWFTTIIDAEAEPVPPNAITLVGFASDTGVARNHGRVGAATGPTAIREALASLAIHDDRVRADAHTITYTNTSDLEAGQQQLSDTVAALLDNGSGTVVTLGGGHETSWASHRGLRQSHHGDGKSIAIINLDAHFDLRTSDIATSGTPFKQIADAWPHDFHYTVLGISEPNNTRILFQTADQLGVTYVTDDALADLTAAEAAELVTKAAATADILHLSIDLDVLPAHVAPGVSAPATLGVALPQVRAMCLAAAHTGKLRLVDVVELNPTYDVDGRTAKVAARLIHDITTVLPHP; encoded by the coding sequence ATGACCGAATATTTTCATTGGCACGGCCGCGACGATAGGCCGGGCGACGAACATGCCCGCTGGTTCACCACCATCATTGATGCCGAGGCCGAGCCCGTGCCGCCGAACGCCATCACCCTGGTGGGGTTCGCCTCAGACACCGGGGTGGCGCGCAATCACGGCCGGGTGGGAGCCGCGACCGGGCCCACCGCTATTAGAGAGGCCCTGGCGTCACTGGCTATCCACGACGATAGGGTTCGGGCCGACGCCCACACCATTACCTACACCAACACCTCGGACCTGGAGGCAGGGCAGCAGCAGCTGAGCGACACCGTGGCCGCCCTGCTTGATAATGGTTCCGGCACCGTGGTGACGCTCGGCGGCGGGCACGAAACATCTTGGGCCTCCCACCGGGGCTTGCGGCAGTCCCACCATGGTGACGGCAAATCCATTGCCATCATCAACCTCGACGCCCATTTTGACCTGCGCACCAGCGATATTGCCACCTCCGGCACCCCGTTCAAACAGATCGCCGACGCCTGGCCGCATGACTTCCACTACACGGTACTGGGTATTTCCGAACCGAATAACACCCGCATCCTGTTTCAGACCGCCGACCAGTTAGGCGTCACCTATGTCACCGACGATGCGTTGGCGGACCTGACCGCAGCCGAGGCCGCGGAACTCGTCACCAAAGCGGCCGCCACCGCGGACATCCTGCACCTCAGCATTGATCTTGATGTGCTTCCCGCCCACGTCGCCCCCGGGGTGTCCGCCCCGGCCACCCTGGGAGTGGCCCTCCCCCAGGTTCGCGCAATGTGCTTGGCTGCCGCCCACACCGGCAAACTCCGACTCGTCGACGTGGTGGAGCTCAACCCCACCTATGATGTGGATGGTCGGACCGCGAAGGTAGCCGCCCGACTCATCCACGACATCACCACCGTGCTCCCCCACCCCTAG
- the miaA gene encoding tRNA (adenosine(37)-N6)-dimethylallyltransferase MiaA, whose amino-acid sequence MTPPTTTTHTSPIRPVAIVGPTASGKSALGISLAHACNGEIVNVDSMQLYQGMDIGTAKLTIPERAGIPHHLLDIWDVTETASVAHYQNLAIATVTDIMARGKLPILVGGSMLYVQSLIDDWQFPPTDPQVRKNWEKKLVDIGIAALHDHLKTLDPEAAAIIEANDPRRTVRALEVIELTGRPFTASQPPKTAPPRWDTIIIGLRTTSDWLNPRITQRTEQMFAQGFIDEVADLVANRGLIADSTAGRAIGYAQILAARAGQLAWDDVLERTIISTRRYVRRQRSWFNRDPRIHWIDATDTENPPYEQMRNILIAEGVSCG is encoded by the coding sequence ATGACCCCGCCAACAACCACAACGCATACGTCGCCCATCCGGCCGGTTGCCATTGTTGGGCCCACCGCCTCCGGAAAATCCGCCCTCGGCATCAGCCTCGCCCACGCCTGCAACGGCGAAATCGTCAACGTTGACTCCATGCAGCTCTACCAAGGCATGGACATCGGCACCGCCAAACTCACCATCCCCGAACGCGCCGGCATTCCCCACCACCTGCTCGACATCTGGGACGTCACCGAAACCGCCTCCGTCGCCCACTACCAAAACCTCGCCATCGCCACCGTCACAGACATCATGGCCCGCGGGAAACTCCCCATCCTCGTCGGCGGCTCCATGCTCTACGTGCAATCCCTCATCGACGACTGGCAATTTCCCCCCACCGACCCACAGGTGCGAAAGAACTGGGAGAAAAAACTTGTCGACATAGGCATCGCAGCCCTCCACGACCACCTGAAAACCCTCGACCCCGAGGCCGCCGCCATTATCGAAGCCAACGATCCTCGCCGCACCGTCCGGGCACTCGAAGTCATCGAACTCACCGGCCGGCCTTTCACCGCATCCCAGCCCCCGAAAACCGCCCCGCCCCGATGGGACACCATCATCATTGGGTTGCGCACCACCAGCGACTGGCTGAACCCCCGCATCACCCAGCGAACCGAACAAATGTTTGCCCAGGGATTCATTGACGAAGTGGCCGACCTTGTCGCCAATCGCGGCCTCATAGCCGACTCTACCGCCGGCCGAGCCATCGGCTACGCCCAAATCCTCGCCGCCCGCGCCGGACAATTGGCCTGGGACGATGTGCTGGAACGAACCATTATTAGTACCCGACGATACGTCCGCCGGCAACGCAGCTGGTTCAACCGGGACCCCCGCATCCACTGGATTGACGCCACCGACACCGAAAACCCACCATACGAACAAATGCGCAACATTCTTATAGCCGAGGGGGTATCTTGTGGGTAA